The following proteins are co-located in the Tiliqua scincoides isolate rTilSci1 chromosome 8, rTilSci1.hap2, whole genome shotgun sequence genome:
- the ACSBG1 gene encoding long-chain-fatty-acid--CoA ligase ACSBG1: MFQESLEKYGSLNAMASKKNGKWEKVTFLEYYNLSRKAAKSFLKLGLERFHSVAILGFNSAEWFVSAVGAVFAGGIVTGIYTTSSPEACHYIAHDCRANIIVVDNHKQLDKITQIWNRLPHLKAVVMYKDSLPEKHPNVYTMNEFMELGNEISDEELDAIIHSQKPNQCCVLIYTSGTTGNPKGAMLSHDNITWTAAHASRAGDMQPAEIQQETIVSYLPLSHIAAQIYDLWTGIKWGEQVYFAEPDALKGGLVDVLREALPTAHMGVPRVWEKIMEKIKDVSSQSGFVKKKMLSWAMSVSLERNLSCSNSDLKPFRMRLADHLVLTKIRNALGFSQCQKHFCGSAPLPTEALQFFLGLNIPLYEAYGMSETTGPHCMSGPYVYRRHSCGRAVPGCKVKLVNEDSDGHGEICFWGRTVFMGYLNMEDKTKEAFDEDGWLHSGDLGKMDKDGFVYVTGRIKELIITAGGENVAPIPIEDAVKKEIPLISNAMLIGDQKKFLSMLLTLKCLADPETSEPTDNLSQEAREFCQKIGSKATKVSEIVRTRDQVIYQAIQEGIDHVNTHAVANVQRIQKWAVLEKDFSISGGEFGPTMKLKRQMVVEKYRAVIDSFYKD, translated from the exons ATGTTCCAAGAATCCCTTGAGAAATACGGGTCTCTCAATGCCATGGCCAGCAAAAAGAATGGGAAATGGGAAAAGGTTACCTTTTTGGAGTATTACAATCTTTCTCGGAAAGCTGCCAAAAGTTTCTTGAAG CTTGGCCTAGAACGATTCCACAGTGTAGCAATCCTTGGGTTCAATTCTGCGGAATGGTTTGTATCGGCAGTCGGAGCCGTTTTTGCTGG AGGAATTGTGACGGGGATCTACACAACTTCTTCTCCTGAGGCCTGCCACTATATTGCTCATGACTGCAGAGCTAATATCATTGTGGTAGATAACCACAAACAACTGGACAAAATAACACAG ATCTGGAATCGTTTGCCACACCTGAAAGCTGTTGTGATGTACAAGGATTCTTTGCCTGAGAAACATCCTAATGTGTATACG ATGAATGAATTCATGGAACTGGGCAACGAAATAAGTGATGAAGAACTTGATGCTATTATTCACTCCCAAAAGCCAAATCAGTGTTGCGTGCTGATTTACACTTCTGGAACGACTGGGAACCCAAAAGGAGCAATGCTGAGTCATGACAAT ATAACCTGGACAGCTGCACATGCCAGCAGAGCAGGTGACATGCAGCCTGCCGAAATCCAGCAGGAAACAATTGTCAGTTATCTTCCACTCAGCCACATCGCTGCCCAGATATACGACCTCTGGACGGGAATCAAGTGGGGAGAGCAAGTCTACTTTGCAGAGCCAGACGCCCTGAAG GGAGGCCTGGTTGATGTCCTGAGAGAAGCATTGCCCACGGCTCATATGGGAGTTCCCCGGGTGTGGGAGAAAATCATGGAAAAAATCAAAGATGTCTCTTCTCAGTCAGGCTTTGTGAAGAAGAAAATGCTCTCCTGGGCCATGTCGGTCAGTCTGGAAAGAAATTTGAGCTGCTCAAATAG tgatttgaagccctttcgAATGAGGTTAGCAGACCATCTGGTACTTACTAAAATCCGCAATGCTTTGGGATTTTCTCAGTGTCAGAAGCACTTCTGTGGATCTGCTCCTCTTCCTACAGAGGCTCTGCAATTCTTCTTGGGCCTGAACATCCCCTTGTATGAAGCTTATGGGATGAGTGAGACCACTGGGCCACACTGCATGTCGGGGCCGTACGTTTACCGACGTCACAG CTGTGGCAGAGCCGTTCCAGGATGCAAAGTGAAGCTGGTGAACGAAGACTCGGACGGCCACGGTGAGATCTGCTTCTGGGGACGGACTGTCTTCATGGGTTATTTGAACATGGAAGATAAAACCAAGGAAGCCTTCGACGAGGATGGCTGGTTGCATTCCGGAGACCTTGGAAAGATGGACAAAGACGGCTTTGTCTACGTCACTGGAAGGATTAAAG agCTCATTATTACAGCTGGGGGTGAAAATGTGGCTCCCATTCCCATTGAAGATGCTGTCAAGAAGGAGATCCCACTTATTAGCAATGCCATGCTAATTGGAGATCAGAAGAAGTTCTTATCCATGTTACTAACTTTAAAG TGTTTGGCTGATCCAGAGACATCAGAACCTACTGACAATTTGAGCCAAGAGGCCAGAGAGTTCTGCCAGAAAATTGGTAGCAAGGCCACCAAAGTGTCAGAGATTGTGAGGACCAGAGATCAAGTCATTTATCAGGCCATCCAAGAGGGCATAGACCATGTCAACACACACGCGGTGGCCAATGTCCAGCGCATTCAGAAATGGGCAGTTCTCGAAAAGGATTTCTCCATTTCTGGTGGGGAATTTG GTCCGACAATGAAATTAAAGCGGCAAATGGTGGTTGagaagtacagagctgtaattGATTCGTTTTACAAGGATTAA